The nucleotide window CTATACATGCTTTGTGTATTAAACCTCCCAACATCCCTATGAAGAAGGTACTATTacctccattttataaatgaggaaactgaaagaaGATAACTTGTAAAAAGTAACACAGTAAGTGGAAGAACCAGACTGGAAGCAAAACCTTCTGGTTCTACATACATATTTAAGTCCCTATAGGATCTCAAGGCAGGAataacaagtaaatgaatagtgATTATAAAAGACCTGttaaaagaatatacacaaaGCACAAAGCAGAGGATCTAGTATATACCAGGCACTCAAAAAATGGCAGCTTTAATTATCATAAAGTCCCTCAACAACATTGGGAAAAAAGCTGATGACTTTCCAAAGCACCCCGTTCCCTTTTCAAACTATGTTAATTATTATCAATGTAGGAACATCAACTCTGAACCAAATTTTACCTGTTAGGGCTAGTTTTTACTTTCTGGAACTACATCAATGTCTTTTTTCGAACTTCCCTTCAAACTCTGTTAGTAACAAACTTCCTATGCATTGACAATGCAAAATTGAATACTTGCCATTTATTCAACATCCCCTCTCATGAAACGGTCATTCTTCCGGGCAGGTTCCAGTAACTCTAATAGCCTAGAGACTAGGTCCAAATCTGAAGATAATATTTCCCAGGCAGCCTGACCATCAAGGAACAGAATGCTCTTAATAAGGACTTTCATTTTTGACATCTACACTTTTGATACCACCACCTAAGACTAGAGCAATAGTTTTGGGAGGCCTGACACTTAAGTTGACTCATGTAAAGCTTGCAGTCAACTTTTTTCACATATCCCTAGCTGAACACAGAAAAATGAAGTGTTTAACTTAAATAtagacatttattatttattcctaTAAATTTCCTCTTTAAACAGGCCTATTAATAACATCTTTTGGTGAGTATAGATTCTGTCACCCAATGTATTAGCTGCTCAACTTCATATCTGCAATTTGTTAAGTACATATCTaacttctaaaatatattatcaaGAGGACAGAGTTTGTTGGGATAACATTAAAGATCTTATTTCAAGTTGACACAATGTACAATGTCATCTTGTTCCAAAAACTGAGTTCAACAAAAGACATataaagttattttcctttttttcccaacaAAGTACTCACAGGTCCGAAGCAGATCAATCCCACTATTGTGGTTTCCAGGCTCAACAAATTTCTCCATGAACTGCTCATTTAGTGTGAAACTCATACATTTTGTGACCATATCAAATGACTCTGGAATAAGAAAAACAACGATTGCTTGttgtgttttggtttgttttaattttaaacatttaacaaAAATCTGTAATTATTCTCTGAAATAAAAGGTGATGTGGAAAAATGTTCTCAGGAGAGCACCCTCTTTGGCCCTGAGTGACACACAGGACAGACTAATGCCCAAGAGACCAATAGTTCTCAGCAGCAGGTGTGACATAGGTAcaggaaggcaaaaaaaaaaaaaaaaaaaaaaaaggagtaaaatGAATGAGAATAGACAGTAAGATGACTATGAAGGAGGAGGGGACAAAGACTAAAATAGAAACTTTGATCCTTCTCCCCCAAACCTATTCCATCAGTCTTGTTCCCCATCTCAGGTAAACGATAATTTCATCCTTCTCATTCCTCAGACCAGAAACTTTATAGAGTCATTCTTGCCCATAAGCATTTCATCAGGAAATCCCACAGGCTCTACCTTCAACATTTATCTAGGATCAGGCACTGCGCTCAGTACTACCACCCTGATCTGAGGCGTAACCATCTTTCACATGAACTGGTTCAACAGCCTCTTAAGTCTCCTGGCTTCCGTCTTGCCCAGCCACCTGTCTGTTTTCAACACATCTGCCCAGGTGACCAGATTATCTTTCCTCTGCACAAAGCCCCACAATGGCTCCATCACACTCAGAGTAATATCCAAAGTCCTCATCGCACCTACAGAATCCTGCCTGATTTGCCCTACTCCCACTCCCAGAATACATCTCTGACAGTCTACCCAactctccccagccccctcccttccAGCCTAGGGAATTCCTTGCTGGTTCTTGAGTATTTCAGGCATGCTCCCACCACAGGGCCCTTAGAGTCGTTCCGTCCATTCTAAATGAGTCTTCTTATTTCCACAATTACCCACAGGGTCAACTCCTTCACCTTTATCAAGTCTTTACTCAAGTGGTGTTTTCCTGCTGCAGCCTATCCTGCCTTTACTATTGAAGAACATAACTTATATGCCCACCAACATCCCCTTCCCTATGTACTTTCAAATCCCCtttattttactctatttttcaTAGCACATCACCTTCTACTACATAATTATTTATTCTGTTGATACTGTTATACCTATTTGTTGTTTATTGCCAGTCAGCCCTTATTAGAATGTTAGCTCCCCAGGACtagggatttttgtttttttccctaacGTACACCTAGCTCCTAGGCCCTGAACATGAAAGtgtgcaataaatatttgttgactgaataatAAATGATTGCTAAGATTCAAGTATCAAGTGTTCCTATGCTCTCATAAATAGAactgaacattttaaataaaattcagccAACTTTCACCTCTTTCCGATCACTTTCTTTTTTGTATAAAATCACACTATCATCCTTCTGATGTACAGTATTTCGAGCCTGTTGTGCTGTGATTTGAATACAATGCTCCCAACCAAGAGGCCAACTAGTCATAAATGGAAACAAATTTATAAAGCTGTTACTTGCAAAGAACTCTAAAGCTTCCATCTTAACaactagaaattaaaatttttcaatgCTAAGAATGCTTACAAAATAAACCTGAGAGgtagtttcttaattttttttattctcgTAATGCATATTTTTAACCTAAAAACTCCATCAAGATTGTTGTAAAAAGGTCTTAAACAAGGAGATTTAAACATAGAGTTGGCCAAATTATATCCTCAAGATTTACAGGGCAAATGATAATATCTACTAAAACACAACTACATATAAATGACTATTAATTCATATGTGTTGACTTGATTTTGGATACTAGTACTTTAACAATTACCAAGTATTTAAAATCTTCCAAAGTACTTTACTAATTATATTCTCATGACATGTGTAAGATTAATACAACTATTTCAATGTGTGGCTAAATAAGTACAAAGATTTAAAATGGCTTTCTCCAAGATAAGGACAGTTACTCATTCAACCAATATTAATGAGTACAATGGTAATTAATTAATGGAAACTGAGGAGAGATGGTGATAGggaaaaagaatacataagaTTTATTTCTTTGGGAAGAGAAAGAACCCACAGACATTCTTGTACATAACTGGCCATCATCGTATCACTTTCTCTATTATTGAGTAGCCATTGCAGAAGACGCAAAAGATGTgagctcaattcctgggtggcGAAGAAcacctagagtaggaaatgggaaccccctccagtattcttgcctagaaaatactatggagagaggagcatggcgggctacagtccacggggtcacaaagagtcgcccACGATGCAGTGTGTATGCGTGcacacgcaaacacacacacacacaaaggagacaaaaagttaaaataagacaAATACCTGTCCTTTCTGGCGGGCTATACCAGTACGTGTTTTGGGGTATAGTGATACACCGTCTCCACAATCCCACTGTGCCATTATATCGGAAAAGTGCATCACTGTAAGTCTTTTCATCTGCCTCATCACTAGCAAAGTCATTCCAGATGCTTTTGTTCAAATCGCTGGAATTTTCTTGAACTGGACTCCGATACTCATACCAGAAGTCTGTGCCAATTGAGGCTGCCATGTAGATGGTAGAAATGAGGCTAAGTACACAAGCAATTACAAACGCTGTAGCAAAACGGTTATCCATTCTGGCATTCAGACTGCTCTGTTTAGaagttgaaaaagaagaaaagttagaCTTCAAGGACAAGTACAGATTTTGAAAGGAATTACGTCAAAATCACCCTTTACCCTATTCCCCATCCCATGGCTCTTTAATGTATAATcattaatgaatttttttaaaaaaaagaagcaagcatgttttaaattAAGTTCAAAACAAAACTCATTATCATGAAAGTACTTATTGAATGCTCACATACCCAGGATGCTACGGAGACAGAAGTCTTGTTCTCTAGTCTATCACCTGCACACTAAAACAGACAACACTGAAATGGACATACACATTACAGATACAAACAGCAGACATGCCCAAAGTCAGCAATGTACCTTGCATACATTTTTAATGACAGACTGCAGAGCATTAAGTGTTCTGGGTCTGAGTGTGAAAAAGGCATAGGAAAAGGAAGCAGAGGAAATCGGCTCCTCCCAGTTTCCTCTGAACAGGGAAACCTTTTAAAACAAGGTAAAGAAAGAGTAAGGAACTATTTAGAAGACAGCTGAAAATGTTAGCCCAGAGAGAAAGGTTGTTTCAGGCGCACGGAGGAGCAAAGAGAATAATAATATGCAGTAATGCTAGATACCAATCTGCCCCTAATCCATTAAAGCTAAGCCAAGCTCCCTTCCGCTGTCACAGTCTTCACTCCTTCCTACCTACTCGCCCAGTTCCTTATACTTTTGAACCTTCTTATCTGCAAACTAAAAGATCCTCAGCCGGAAGGAAAACTCTGAATTAGGCAAATATTAACACTCCAAAGGCGTGGACTGGGCTGAATGGCAATAGTAAATGGCCGCAGTACAATGACTCAAGGCGGATCAAGCTGAGTCAAATACTGCAAATATATACCATGAACCGCGCCAAACACCTTAAAAAGGAGCTCGAAAACAAGCTCGCAAACTGGGGTTGCTGAGTTTGGAAAATGGCAAGTGACTCAGGAGAGATCAGAGCAATCACAATCGTTAACGATGATAACTCCAGAAgttgggtttgtatttttattctttttaattctttttcatccTGATGCTCTCAAATGACCTTAAAAGGTCCCGAGCACCAGGAGCGGCGGTTCTCCCAGGCCGGACGCCTGGAGCTGTCACCTCGCGGGTCGcaccctggggctgggggtggtcgAGACGAGCGGGCGGGCTCTGGGGCGGGGCAGCCCTGAGCTGTCCCCGGCCAGGGGCCCCAGATACCCGAGAAGGCCCCTCCCCGGAACAATCAGCCAAGGGAAAAGCCCGGCGATAACCCCCCCACTCAGGACCCACACGGTCCGGGCCGCGCCCAGGGAGGGGGCCCCCTCTTCAAACTGCTGGAAACCTCGAACGGCTACACGACCCCCGCCCAGCGACGTCGGCCCCGCTCACTCACCGCCCATCCTCCTGCTCCGCCAGCTTCGCCCTCAAGCTCAAACCACAGCACCCTACTCTCTCCGCGCCTCCTCTGACGCACTTCCCTGCAGAGCCCGCCCCCTCCATAACTCCCGCGCCTCCGCCTCCGCCTCCACCCCGGGCCGGGCCTGGCCCCGGAGCCGAGGGGACTTGTGGGAGTTGTAGGAGGGACAGAGGAAAAGCTGCGGGGGGGCGGCAGACGGCATTCCTGGCTCTGGGCGCGGCGCATTGTGGGAGATGTAGTTCAGCTTCCGAGGTGCGCAGAAGGGAGGTCTGAGCTGATTGTTTCTTATATTTTACTACGAAGGTCCACCGAGTAAGGCGAGGTGTTTCGGGTCACTACGGATCATTAATTGTGACTAATGTGACTCAGATTTTTCCAGTTGTGCTTTCCCTACCACCACCCTAATTGTGAAACAACAATGCgattatccttttaaaatattaacccaataattttaaaactctccTACAGGCTCATTCCCATTGCACCAGGTACTTTCTGGTTTTATGGCTTAAGTTTAGACTAAGAAGGATGTAACCtgacagagtcccttggactgcaaggagatccatccaaccagtcaatcctaaaggaaatcaatcctgaatattctttggaaggactgctgccgagcttgaatctccaatactttagccacctgatgtgaagaactgactcatttccaaagaccctgatgctgggaaatattgaaggcgggaggaaaaggggaagacagaggatgagatggttggatggcatcactgactcaatgggcatgagtttgagtaaactcagggagttggtgcaatggcaccccactccagtactcttgcctggaaaatcccatggacggagcagcctggtaggctgctgtctgtggggtcacacagagtcggacactactgaagtgacttagcagcagcagcagcagcagcagggaattggtgatggacagggaggcctggcacgctgcagtccatgggggtcgcaaagagtctgacataactgacagactaaactgaactgaacctgacaGAAGGCATCCAAATAGAATGTAATGACATTTTTCAGGTTTCATATGATTTTTGGCTGCTTTCTCTTAAAGGCAAATGatgttttctctttattgtaGTAAAgcttcctttttaaataaattggttaaaatattaatactaagcATCTCAGATATGTCAAAAAAGTGAATACTTTTTTAATTTAGTATGAAAAAGACTGAATTTTGGAGAACATTGCATTAAGCGGATAAGGTCATGAATGACCTCAGAGATTGCAGGTGACTTTACCgcaaggggcagcagaggatgaggtgattggttGGCATCAtctgctcaatggacatgaatttgagcaaactgggagagatagtgaaaaacagggaagcctggtgctgaagtccattgagtcgcaaagagttggacacaacttaagcgactgaacaacaagaagtagGGCACAGAGGCAACGAAAGGATTCTAAGCCTTCAAGTACTGCATAGAAATCCACAAACAAGAAACAGCGACGTCTCTTTAGTGACCCATGTGGACCCAAGAATGTGCTCTGAGAACAGCAAATGTCAGATTTCTCAACAGATACCTACAGAGactgggcttgccaggtggctcaatgggaaagaatctgcatgcaacgCAGgaaatgtaggttcaatccctgggttgggaacatcccctagagaagaaaatggcaatccactccagtattcatacctgggaaacctcatggacagaggagcttgacaagctacagatcatggggtctcaaaagagtcagactcaacctATGGACCAAACAACAACCTACAGAAACAGCCAACTCAAGGACCAGCAGGACTCTCAAACACTTCCTCATCCCCCAAATCCCTTTGAATTTGGCCACAGCACAGGGAAAAGGTAGGAACCCCAATCTGATACTAAATTTCTACCACCCTGATAGACTGAAGGtgtatcatttgtttttctatttgtaGCCTTATTTCTTTTGCCAGAATTGGTGAACTGGTATTCATATCCAGTACATAATTAAAATAAGGTAATAGCCAAATATAATATTCAAAATTACCATATTTTCATGTAGGATATCGGATCAAAGGAGAAGTTTGTTAGAGGTACCAACTAGAGAAAATGGTGGAGGTGCTCAGGCAAATTGTTAATGCATAATAAAACCCCTCAATGCATTTTTTCACCAGGAAATGTTTTCATCCACTGGTTTCATTAGAAATTCCCTACCTTCTTTCTCCAGTGAAGTGGAACTATCTCTCTAGAGAAGTTACATGGTAAATAAAACCAGGTCAAAGAGaagtttgaaaaaggaaaaggaagacactGCCTCAGTTcacaaacaaggaaactgagcCCAGGGAATAACTGACTTCAAGCTTGAATACTCGGGTGAGCTGACTAGTTTTGTGACATTAGAGAATTTACTTAACCTCTTTAAGTCtcagtttatttttatctaaattATGATGTTGACAATAGCACCTATTCCATGTGatcattgtgagaattaaatgagaaaatacatataaaatacccAGTCTAGAGCCTGGGGCATACTAGACAATTGCTAAACTATtagtatttgcaaatatttgttcAACACCTATAATCTTTGAATAGGGGCAATATAAACACCTCTTTAAAGCTCTCAATTccccctggaggctggaagtaaGCCGTTTGTGTTGGTCCCTGCTCACTTCAGAAGGTTTaggaacattgttgttgtttgttgtttagttgctcagtcgtgtctgactctttgtgaccctagcccaccagctcctgtgtccatgggatttcccaggcaagaccatTTCCAACCTCTGGACCAACTTCCAAATGGCTAAGAAGGATGCCAGGACCAGATTTTAGGCATCCTCGCTCAGCTTCACTCAGGAGATTCCCAGGCTGGGCTCATGGCATACGAAAGTCCTCATGATTCAGGAGATGGATGTATCTGGAGAGACCTTCAAAGGAGGATGACGCTTTCATCTATCAAATCTGCAGAATGCCTAGAAAACACAACACATTTCAGTCAGCAGTTTAGCATGGACCTGGGAGTGTCTGCACACTTGAGGTTGTGACCTTCCTGCCCACTCAGCCCAGAGGACTTGAACCACTCCATCACACCCAGTACCACCAAGCACACAACCATGTTTCTGGTCTATCTTTACATCTTGGGGTTTCTGTCTTCTATCTGTGCTTGCTGCTCATGTTGGTaagcaaaataaatacttaataaattCATGCAgttaaatttgttttcatttcatactGCACTGTTTGGGAAACGATAGCTTGCCTGATGTATTTTCACATAAAGATGATTTAGTGCAACCAAGTACAGATTATGAAATTTAGATTTAAAAGCAAAGTTGAGCTAGTCCTCTGGCTTAATTTGTTAAGGATGGTTCTAGTTTCAGCAAGAAGATATTGTAATTACACTCTACTTTAAATAAACCAAAAATCTAGTTATGTAGATATTATAACTTGTTTCTATTATGTGCTTACAAAAACGACTCTTTATGTGAGAATTCCCTCCAATACAAAACTCCCTAATACACttaaatattacttttaattGTACTTTTTTAAGGAATTAAAAACTACATTAAGCAAAATATATATTCCTTATATTTTTCTCACATAGTTTTATCCTGATTGTTTTCATTATGAACTTTGGagtgcagaaagaaggaaaatagaaaaatatcaagTTCTGGGCTCTAATCAATAATGATCCTCAAACAGATGTATCAATCTTTGAATTTCTTTGTACCAATTCACTATAGAACAATGCAAAGTTAATCAAGGACAAGGCAAATAAAAAGTGTGTCCAAAATAGCTCTTTCCTTTTAGTAATTCCTGCCAGATGttacacagaagaacaaaacaAACTATAGCTGTTCAGATATCCATGTTTCTGAAGGACAGAGAATGGACCATGTGTAAATGAGAAGTTTAAtttgtcctttattttaaaatcatcaatGTGAATCTTTGATAGATAACCTCTTTCTGGGCCCCAGTGTCCTCATTAGTTAAATGGTTGTACTAGATGATCACTAATGTCACTTAAAGCTGTACAATTTTATGAATCATAATTCTGCTAGAAGAAAATGGTTGCTATAGGTCCACAGAATTGCAGTTTCACTGGAAAATGCATG belongs to Bubalus kerabau isolate K-KA32 ecotype Philippines breed swamp buffalo chromosome 2, PCC_UOA_SB_1v2, whole genome shotgun sequence and includes:
- the CLDND1 gene encoding claudin domain-containing protein 1 isoform X1 gives rise to the protein MGGDRLENKTSVSVASWSSLNARMDNRFATAFVIACVLSLISTIYMAASIGTDFWYEYRSPVQENSSDLNKSIWNDFASDEADEKTYSDALFRYNGTVGLWRRCITIPQNTYWYSPPERTESFDMVTKCMSFTLNEQFMEKFVEPGNHNSGIDLLRTYLWRCQFLLPFVSLGLMCFGALIGLCACICRSLYPTIATGILHLLAGLCTLGSVSCYVAGIELLHQKLELPENVSGEFGWSFCLACVSAPLQFMASALFIWAAHTNRKEYTLMKAYRVA
- the CLDND1 gene encoding claudin domain-containing protein 1 isoform X2; this translates as MDNRFATAFVIACVLSLISTIYMAASIGTDFWYEYRSPVQENSSDLNKSIWNDFASDEADEKTYSDALFRYNGTVGLWRRCITIPQNTYWYSPPERTESFDMVTKCMSFTLNEQFMEKFVEPGNHNSGIDLLRTYLWRCQFLLPFVSLGLMCFGALIGLCACICRSLYPTIATGILHLLAGLCTLGSVSCYVAGIELLHQKLELPENVSGEFGWSFCLACVSAPLQFMASALFIWAAHTNRKEYTLMKAYRVA